In the genome of Candidatus Saccharibacteria bacterium oral taxon 488, one region contains:
- the ruvC gene encoding crossover junction endodeoxyribonuclease RuvC: protein MRIIGIDPGTGILGFGVIDTKQGGYRLVTAGVIKTPAHTPLDERLAEIFDGLTEIIAETKPEVMSIEKLFFARNVTTAISVAHARGVAMLTGHKAGLAISEYTPLQIKQTLTGYGKADKKQIQEMVRLNLGLSQVPKPDDCADALAAAITHAAMTHCGVV, encoded by the coding sequence ATGAGAATTATTGGCATTGATCCGGGGACTGGTATCTTGGGTTTTGGTGTGATTGACACGAAGCAGGGCGGCTACCGGCTGGTGACGGCTGGTGTGATCAAGACGCCCGCCCACACGCCGCTAGACGAGCGGCTGGCGGAGATTTTTGATGGCCTGACGGAGATTATCGCTGAGACCAAGCCAGAGGTGATGTCAATTGAAAAGTTGTTTTTTGCGCGCAATGTCACTACTGCTATCTCTGTGGCCCATGCTCGCGGCGTGGCGATGCTGACTGGGCACAAGGCGGGTCTCGCGATCAGTGAATACACGCCGCTTCAGATCAAACAGACACTGACTGGCTATGGCAAGGCTGATAAAAAGCAGATCCAAGAAATGGTGCGCCTCAACTTAGGTCTCAGCCAAGTGCCCAAGCCAGATGACTGCGCCGATGCGCTGGCAGCGGCCATCACCCATGCCGCGATGACGCACTGTGGCGTGGTATAA
- a CDS encoding YebC/PmpR family DNA-binding transcriptional regulator, with protein MAGHSKWATTHRQKAIVDAKRGAIFTKLGNQIAIAARGGTDPTLNASLAMAIEKAKAANMPSANIQRAIDRVADKSAAALEEIAYEGYGPGGVGIIIETATDNRNRTLPEVKTALVKNGGRIADAGSVAFQFTRKGVITVEGTGEELLLQVLDAGAEDAVEEDGEIIVYTELKDLASVRNQLAEQGLKVKDAELRYIANTPVEIADMETAQKLMKVVDALDDLDDVVNVHTNADITAE; from the coding sequence ATGGCAGGACACAGTAAATGGGCGACGACACACCGGCAGAAAGCGATTGTTGATGCAAAGCGTGGTGCGATTTTCACGAAATTGGGTAATCAAATTGCAATTGCGGCGCGTGGCGGTACCGATCCGACATTGAATGCAAGTTTAGCAATGGCCATTGAAAAAGCCAAGGCAGCCAACATGCCGAGTGCTAACATTCAGCGGGCGATTGACCGCGTGGCTGATAAAAGCGCGGCGGCACTGGAGGAAATTGCCTATGAAGGCTATGGTCCTGGCGGCGTCGGCATCATCATTGAGACGGCGACCGACAACCGTAACCGTACCTTGCCAGAAGTCAAAACGGCGTTGGTGAAGAACGGCGGGCGCATCGCTGACGCTGGTAGTGTGGCGTTTCAATTTACTCGCAAGGGTGTGATCACCGTAGAGGGCACGGGCGAAGAATTGCTACTGCAAGTGCTGGATGCTGGTGCTGAAGATGCGGTCGAGGAAGACGGCGAGATCATTGTTTACACGGAGTTGAAGGATTTGGCGAGTGTTAGAAATCAGTTGGCTGAACAGGGTTTGAAGGTGAAAGACGCCGAGCTGCGCTACATCGCTAACACGCCAGTTGAGATTGCTGATATGGAAACCGCACAGAAATTGATGAAGGTAGTTGATGCGCTGGACGACTTGGACGACGTGGTGAATGTGCATACCAATGCTGATATCACTGCGGAGTGA
- a CDS encoding DUF192 domain-containing protein, producing MSAKSASIVQRIIVWVIVLGVLAGVGYGVWAVSRQMNKTYTTVDIGKGTFRVEVADTDETRARGLGGRQELGKSEGMLFVAEKDGDIPIWMKDMRVPIDIIWLDAKKKVVHVKRDVWPDNEPHEVYHTPVPARYVLELPAGSAKEHGIKPGVTARFTTEGKR from the coding sequence ATGAGTGCAAAGTCGGCGTCGATAGTGCAGCGGATCATCGTTTGGGTGATCGTACTCGGTGTGCTGGCCGGGGTCGGCTACGGCGTATGGGCGGTGTCGCGCCAGATGAATAAGACGTACACGACTGTTGATATTGGTAAGGGTACATTTCGAGTAGAGGTCGCTGATACGGACGAGACGCGGGCGCGGGGCTTGGGCGGTCGGCAGGAGCTGGGTAAGAGCGAGGGGATGTTGTTCGTGGCCGAGAAAGACGGTGATATACCAATTTGGATGAAGGATATGCGCGTCCCGATTGATATTATCTGGCTAGATGCCAAGAAAAAGGTCGTGCACGTCAAGCGTGATGTCTGGCCTGACAATGAGCCGCATGAGGTATATCACACGCCAGTTCCGGCGCGGTACGTGTTAGAGCTGCCGGCGGGTAGTGCCAAGGAGCATGGTATCAAGCCGGGCGTCACTGCGCGGTTTACGACGGAGGGGAAGCGATGA
- a CDS encoding RimK family alpha-L-glutamate ligase, producing MKIAILSNGNINYSTLRLREEAEKRGHQIKVIKYKNCYVSIDERHPKVIYRGKEIGNFDVFIPRIASYMTRYGTAVVRQLEMANPQAFFMNRSIAIMRARDKLRSTQLLARAGVAIPKTVFSRNETDIDVLLDEIGGTPAIIKLARGTHGNGVVLAETIKAAKSVMQAFYLSNSDGTNVLLQEFIKESAGTDIRAFVVGSQVVASMKRQSLDDDFRSNLHKGGEGTVVKLTPDEQKMCVKAAKAMGLVVAGVDFMRSSRGALVLEVNASPGFGIEKVTGRNVAGRIIDYIDRNAKRGNKKDKVGA from the coding sequence ATGAAAATTGCAATCCTCAGTAACGGTAATATCAACTACTCCACCCTCCGCCTCAGAGAAGAGGCCGAAAAACGTGGCCATCAAATTAAGGTTATCAAGTATAAAAACTGCTATGTATCAATTGATGAGCGACATCCAAAGGTTATTTATCGTGGTAAGGAGATCGGTAATTTTGACGTGTTTATCCCGCGAATTGCCAGCTATATGACGCGCTACGGGACAGCGGTAGTGCGTCAGCTGGAGATGGCGAATCCGCAGGCGTTTTTTATGAATCGGTCAATTGCTATTATGCGGGCGCGGGATAAACTGCGCTCGACGCAGTTACTAGCGCGGGCTGGCGTGGCAATTCCAAAGACGGTGTTCTCGCGTAATGAAACGGACATCGATGTGCTACTGGATGAGATTGGCGGTACGCCGGCGATTATCAAGCTGGCGCGCGGGACACATGGCAATGGCGTGGTGTTAGCCGAGACGATCAAGGCCGCCAAGTCGGTCATGCAGGCGTTTTATCTCAGCAATTCTGACGGCACAAACGTGCTGTTGCAGGAATTTATCAAAGAGTCGGCCGGCACCGATATTCGGGCGTTTGTGGTCGGTAGTCAAGTGGTGGCTAGCATGAAACGGCAGAGTTTGGACGATGATTTTCGCAGTAATTTACACAAAGGCGGTGAGGGAACGGTCGTCAAGTTGACGCCTGATGAACAAAAGATGTGCGTTAAGGCCGCCAAGGCAATGGGCCTGGTAGTGGCCGGCGTTGATTTTATGCGCTCAAGTCGTGGTGCATTGGTGCTGGAGGTGAATGCTAGTCCAGGATTTGGCATCGAAAAGGTGACGGGCCGCAATGTGGCTGGTCGGATTATTGATTATATTGATCGCAACGCCAAGCGCGGTAACAAAAAAGATAAAGTCGGCGCCTGA
- a CDS encoding DUF1704 domain-containing protein, whose amino-acid sequence MSIALETAPRRPRTIEKIINPKNLPEAGFQSYTELVNNALDQREDFIAGEFRNPRLEHSRFRDMSALDRGIIALGQAREEAANREPDSVFRGAIDSSLGFRMAEMEYVKLLGRLEFLHDEGASLEELDEVQEQVRQLGHELYGQPQPEIRDAALNELWNILDSKTYHPTAQVLYDELVHGFTWQSQEIPAMLRAEDGDARLPRFKDNRALEWAGEQIIEQNADIQALVQESWDQKVEEYGKDYRCGPDDIVEVFQAVIKLRDPDHTSGVTVKLVEGKTALSWESPEMAVVVGGKRAPIKTSDELFRKVLHEFGVHGQRSVNGLKTKLPVLGMGLFTDTPRPDYLTFEEGLATTVEEMIGDTVPKWTAAKLGHYINISLAEQGADFRTVFETAWRYRLLGRLKNDEEVTREMINKEKRTAYGACVRIFRGTQPDLADSQPGVAPLTFNKDLAYLEGRVLAMRHLESLYAARDIEGVAHLFAGKYDPTNPEQQELMMMALAV is encoded by the coding sequence ATGAGTATAGCGCTCGAAACAGCACCGCGCCGACCGCGAACGATTGAAAAGATTATTAATCCTAAAAATCTTCCTGAAGCCGGGTTTCAGTCGTATACAGAACTTGTTAATAATGCGCTTGACCAGCGAGAGGACTTTATCGCTGGCGAGTTTCGTAACCCCCGACTTGAACATTCGCGCTTTCGCGATATGTCGGCACTAGATCGGGGTATTATAGCGCTTGGCCAAGCTCGTGAAGAGGCGGCTAATCGTGAACCTGACTCGGTATTTCGTGGGGCGATTGATTCGTCTCTTGGGTTTCGTATGGCAGAGATGGAGTATGTGAAATTGCTTGGTCGGCTAGAGTTTCTGCACGATGAAGGGGCTAGTCTGGAAGAGCTGGATGAAGTGCAGGAGCAGGTTCGGCAACTCGGTCATGAACTGTATGGCCAGCCGCAGCCAGAGATTCGTGACGCGGCACTTAATGAGCTATGGAATATACTAGATAGCAAAACATATCACCCGACTGCCCAGGTTCTGTACGATGAGCTAGTGCATGGCTTTACCTGGCAGAGTCAAGAGATACCGGCAATGCTCCGTGCTGAAGATGGCGACGCACGACTTCCTCGCTTTAAGGATAATCGAGCACTGGAGTGGGCGGGTGAGCAAATTATTGAGCAAAATGCTGATATTCAGGCCTTGGTGCAGGAGTCCTGGGATCAGAAAGTTGAAGAATATGGTAAAGATTATAGATGTGGCCCAGATGATATCGTCGAAGTGTTTCAAGCGGTGATCAAGCTACGGGATCCTGATCATACGAGCGGCGTAACAGTGAAGCTAGTAGAAGGCAAGACCGCACTATCTTGGGAATCTCCAGAGATGGCAGTAGTGGTTGGCGGGAAGCGAGCGCCGATCAAGACGAGTGATGAGCTGTTTCGTAAGGTACTGCACGAATTTGGAGTGCATGGGCAGCGTTCAGTCAATGGACTGAAGACGAAGCTACCAGTCCTCGGGATGGGTTTGTTCACTGATACTCCACGACCAGATTACCTGACCTTTGAAGAGGGGCTGGCGACGACGGTTGAGGAAATGATCGGTGATACTGTGCCGAAATGGACAGCTGCAAAGCTTGGCCACTATATCAATATCTCGCTGGCGGAGCAGGGTGCAGATTTTCGCACGGTGTTCGAGACAGCATGGCGATATCGTCTGCTTGGGAGGCTAAAGAATGATGAAGAAGTGACCCGGGAAATGATAAATAAAGAGAAGCGGACGGCGTATGGCGCCTGCGTGCGGATCTTCCGTGGTACGCAACCTGATTTAGCGGATAGCCAGCCTGGTGTAGCGCCGTTAACCTTTAACAAGGACCTTGCTTATCTCGAGGGGCGCGTTTTGGCGATGCGGCATCTAGAGAGTTTGTATGCTGCAAGAGATATCGAGGGGGTTGCTCATCTCTTTGCTGGTAAGTATGATCCGACTAACCCCGAGCAGCAAGAGTTGATGATGATGGCGCTTGCGGTGTAG
- the dnaJ gene encoding molecular chaperone DnaJ — MSKRDYYEVLGVSKTASEDEIKKAFRKAAVKYHPDKEGGDEAKFKEVNEAYEVLKDKQKRQRYDQFGHAGVGGAAGGGFGGNPFEGFGGFGGQNVQFDFGGDGGMFGDIFSQFFGGGAAGSRGGARRGRDVETNVTLSFEEAVFGAEKNLSITLDAECEYCHGDGVEPGHSLKTCEDCKGSGQQTRVMNSIFGQIQQAVTCPTCHGRGKIPEQNCSVCGGKGTTRQRQEITVKIPAGIDDGATIRLRERGEAVQGGARGDLYVHIRVKAHKKFTREGDIILSEEHISMVDAALGTEIDVETVDGTVRMKIPAGTQSGTDFKLSGHGVPHLRNDERGPHIVGVIVDTPTKLSRKQRELLEQFDGARKRGLFS, encoded by the coding sequence ATGAGTAAGCGCGATTATTATGAAGTGTTAGGTGTGTCGAAAACCGCTTCTGAGGATGAGATTAAGAAGGCTTTTCGTAAAGCAGCGGTGAAGTACCACCCCGACAAAGAGGGCGGCGATGAAGCTAAATTCAAAGAGGTTAACGAGGCATATGAAGTCCTAAAAGACAAGCAAAAGCGCCAGCGCTACGACCAGTTTGGCCATGCGGGTGTCGGCGGCGCAGCAGGTGGTGGCTTTGGCGGTAATCCGTTTGAAGGATTTGGTGGTTTTGGTGGGCAAAATGTACAGTTTGACTTTGGTGGCGATGGCGGCATGTTCGGCGACATTTTCAGCCAATTCTTCGGTGGCGGCGCGGCTGGTTCACGGGGTGGTGCGCGACGCGGTCGTGATGTTGAAACTAATGTAACTCTGAGTTTTGAAGAGGCGGTGTTTGGTGCAGAAAAGAACTTGAGCATAACCTTAGACGCTGAGTGTGAGTATTGTCATGGCGATGGCGTCGAACCGGGCCATAGCTTAAAAACCTGTGAGGACTGCAAGGGCTCTGGTCAACAGACTCGCGTGATGAACTCGATTTTTGGACAAATTCAGCAAGCAGTCACCTGTCCAACCTGTCACGGCCGCGGCAAGATCCCAGAGCAAAACTGTTCAGTCTGTGGCGGTAAAGGTACGACTCGCCAGCGCCAGGAGATCACCGTCAAGATCCCAGCTGGTATTGATGATGGCGCGACGATTCGCCTGCGTGAGCGCGGCGAAGCCGTTCAAGGCGGCGCGCGCGGCGATCTATACGTTCACATTCGCGTCAAAGCCCATAAGAAGTTCACGCGTGAGGGCGATATCATCCTTTCAGAAGAGCATATCTCGATGGTTGATGCGGCGCTGGGAACGGAAATTGATGTCGAGACCGTGGACGGTACGGTGCGGATGAAAATCCCAGCCGGCACCCAGTCGGGGACTGATTTCAAGTTATCAGGCCACGGCGTGCCACATCTGAGAAATGATGAACGCGGCCCGCACATTGTCGGCGTCATTGTCGATACGCCAACCAAACTGAGCAGGAAGCAGCGGGAACTACTGGAACAGTTTGATGGCGCACGGAAGCGGGGGTTGTTTTCGTAG
- a CDS encoding CYTH domain-containing protein — MKQTAIINSEIKARCADQESVRQYLREHGADFKGTDHQIDTYFDVPKGRLKLRQGPIENNLIFYQRADTDGPKQSTINLSPVAPDSTIGEVLTAALGVRVVVDKQREIYFIDNVKFHIDTVKGLGNFVEIEAIDTDGKRNAEQLEEQCSHYMRELGIKDMDLVVGSYSDLLEGAALSH; from the coding sequence ATGAAACAGACAGCAATTATCAATTCAGAAATCAAGGCCCGGTGCGCGGATCAAGAGTCGGTGCGCCAATATCTACGTGAGCACGGCGCGGACTTTAAGGGGACTGACCATCAAATTGACACATATTTTGATGTGCCCAAAGGGCGCCTGAAGCTACGTCAAGGACCGATCGAAAATAACCTTATCTTTTATCAGCGGGCCGATACCGATGGGCCGAAACAATCGACTATCAACCTATCGCCAGTTGCGCCGGACTCGACCATCGGCGAGGTGCTAACAGCAGCGCTTGGTGTACGCGTGGTTGTCGATAAGCAGCGCGAGATTTACTTCATCGACAATGTCAAGTTTCATATCGACACCGTTAAGGGCCTCGGGAATTTTGTCGAAATTGAAGCCATTGATACCGACGGCAAACGAAACGCCGAGCAGCTGGAGGAGCAATGTTCACACTACATGCGTGAACTTGGTATCAAGGATATGGATTTAGTGGTTGGCTCGTATAGTGATTTGTTAGAGGGTGCGGCTCTTTCACATTAG
- the dnaK gene encoding molecular chaperone DnaK, with product MGKIIGIDLGTTNSAFAYMLAGKPEVIANAEGNRTTPSVVAINKKGERLVGQVAQRQRVTNPKNTIYGVKRFIGRKFDDKEVQKDRGLMPFKIVKKGAGVAVEMGDKEYTPEEVSAMILSKIKADAEAFLGEKVTEAVITVPAYFDDSQRQATKDAGKIAGLEVKRIINEPTAAALAYGLEKGKNDETIVVFDLGGGTFDVSILELGDGVFEVKATNGDTHLGGEDFDNVIVNYFLDDFKSKEGIDLRKDNAAMQRLKDEAEKAKKELSTVTEYEVNIPFITADADGPKHFELSLTRAKLEDLVKDLLARLDGPVEKALKDAKLSKSDIQNVVMVGGMTRMPAVVERVKKLFGKDPMQGVNPDEVVAVGAAIQGGVLAGDVKDVLLLDVTPLSLGIETMGGVSTKLIERNTTVPTNKSEVFSTAADNQPQVEIHVLQGEREFANDNKSLGRFVLDGIAPAPRGVPQIEVTFNIDANGILNVTAKDKGTGKEQSITIQNSGNMSKEDIEKAQKEAELHADEDKKKRETVDAKNQLENAIYQAKKMPDEFKDKISDDDKKAIDEAVKEAEKHKDADDKDELEAAAKALQDAIMPIGAKMYQQAAEDNKADESTDDKKSDKDEPVEGEVVDEK from the coding sequence ATGGGTAAAATCATCGGAATTGACCTCGGTACAACCAACAGTGCCTTTGCATATATGCTGGCGGGCAAGCCAGAAGTTATCGCTAACGCTGAGGGTAATCGTACGACGCCATCAGTGGTGGCGATTAATAAAAAGGGTGAACGCTTGGTTGGGCAAGTAGCGCAGCGTCAGCGTGTGACTAATCCAAAGAACACAATTTATGGTGTCAAGCGCTTTATTGGCCGTAAGTTTGATGACAAAGAAGTCCAAAAAGACCGTGGCCTCATGCCGTTTAAGATCGTCAAGAAAGGTGCGGGTGTGGCCGTGGAAATGGGCGACAAGGAATACACGCCAGAAGAAGTTTCAGCCATGATCCTCAGTAAAATCAAAGCTGATGCCGAGGCGTTCCTGGGTGAAAAAGTCACCGAAGCGGTCATCACTGTGCCGGCCTACTTCGACGATTCGCAGCGCCAGGCGACCAAGGATGCTGGTAAAATTGCTGGCCTGGAAGTCAAGCGTATCATTAATGAGCCAACGGCGGCAGCTTTGGCGTACGGCCTAGAGAAAGGTAAAAATGATGAAACCATCGTGGTGTTTGACCTCGGTGGCGGCACCTTCGACGTTTCTATTTTGGAACTCGGCGACGGTGTGTTTGAGGTGAAAGCTACCAATGGCGATACTCACCTGGGCGGCGAGGACTTTGATAACGTCATCGTTAACTACTTCCTGGATGACTTCAAATCTAAAGAAGGCATCGACCTACGCAAAGACAACGCTGCCATGCAGCGCCTGAAGGATGAAGCTGAAAAGGCTAAGAAGGAGCTATCAACGGTTACTGAATACGAAGTTAACATTCCATTCATTACCGCTGATGCTGACGGGCCAAAGCACTTTGAGCTGAGCCTAACGCGGGCCAAGCTGGAAGATTTGGTGAAAGATCTGTTAGCGCGCCTCGACGGCCCAGTTGAAAAAGCACTCAAAGACGCCAAACTCTCTAAATCAGACATCCAAAACGTGGTGATGGTTGGCGGTATGACTCGTATGCCAGCAGTGGTTGAGCGGGTGAAGAAATTGTTCGGCAAAGACCCAATGCAGGGTGTTAACCCAGACGAAGTGGTGGCTGTTGGTGCCGCCATTCAGGGTGGCGTGTTGGCTGGCGATGTCAAGGATGTGTTACTGCTGGACGTAACGCCTTTGTCTCTTGGTATCGAGACGATGGGCGGCGTATCAACCAAGCTGATCGAGCGCAACACCACTGTGCCGACTAACAAGAGCGAAGTGTTCTCGACGGCTGCCGATAACCAGCCGCAAGTGGAGATTCACGTCTTGCAGGGTGAGCGCGAATTTGCCAATGATAACAAGAGCTTGGGGCGCTTTGTGCTTGACGGTATCGCGCCAGCACCGCGCGGCGTGCCGCAGATTGAAGTGACGTTTAATATCGACGCGAATGGTATCCTCAATGTTACTGCCAAGGACAAAGGTACTGGCAAAGAACAATCAATTACCATCCAAAACTCTGGCAACATGAGCAAAGAAGACATCGAAAAAGCGCAGAAAGAAGCCGAACTGCACGCTGACGAGGACAAGAAAAAGCGCGAAACCGTTGACGCCAAAAACCAGCTAGAAAACGCCATCTACCAGGCAAAGAAAATGCCGGATGAGTTCAAAGATAAGATTTCTGACGACGACAAAAAGGCGATTGACGAGGCGGTCAAGGAAGCGGAAAAGCACAAAGACGCTGACGACAAAGATGAGCTGGAGGCAGCAGCCAAAGCCTTGCAGGATGCCATCATGCCAATCGGCGCCAAGATGTACCAGCAAGCCGCTGAAGACAACAAAGCTGATGAATCTACGGACGATAAAAAGTCTGACAAGGACGAGCCGGTCGAAGGCGAGGTGGTTGACGAGAAGTAG
- the grpE gene encoding nucleotide exchange factor GrpE — translation MTKNKTKKTEDLEQQLGELTLDLQRTRADFENYRKRVETEKQSAHQMGQAKSVMKLLPVIDTIERAIVNVPEELQDNAWAKGVTGLGKQLDKQLKEIGLEKINANPGTLFNPELHQAVQFDEEAEGDKEVIAEELRAGYILDGAVIRDAMVKVTRQSSAPEQAETGPNAAAPAE, via the coding sequence ATGACGAAAAATAAGACCAAGAAAACTGAAGATTTGGAGCAGCAATTGGGCGAGTTGACGCTGGATTTGCAGCGGACGCGGGCGGATTTTGAGAATTATCGCAAGCGTGTGGAGACAGAAAAACAGTCAGCGCACCAAATGGGTCAGGCGAAGTCGGTGATGAAACTATTGCCAGTGATCGATACGATTGAGCGGGCGATTGTTAACGTACCAGAGGAATTGCAGGATAACGCGTGGGCGAAAGGCGTGACTGGCCTGGGTAAACAACTCGACAAGCAACTCAAGGAAATCGGTCTCGAGAAAATTAACGCTAACCCCGGCACATTATTTAACCCTGAGCTGCACCAAGCCGTTCAATTTGACGAAGAAGCAGAGGGCGACAAAGAAGTGATCGCCGAGGAACTGCGAGCTGGCTATATATTGGACGGTGCGGTTATTCGCGACGCGATGGTTAAGGTGACGCGCCAATCGTCAGCGCCGGAACAGGCGGAAACCGGACCAAACGCTGCCGCACCGGCGGAATAA
- a CDS encoding transcriptional regulator, with amino-acid sequence MTERQQAILAAIIEQYAEIAAPVGSVTLAKLFGVSSATIRSEMAKLEEMGFIEAPHTSAGRIPTDKGYRLYVNGITDAQMTELPSGIDRSARAIEAHVNSHVDKSDRAIRSAVDSLVELTGNFGFASFGEHLYMNGMTQLFSQPEFVEGDHVQAIARLIDNIEPWLREAAPNQPLNVFIGSENPIGKSSGATLIISRFCSKFSNNSYIGVIGPTRQNYRRTMELVRRTGAMLEEVL; translated from the coding sequence ATGACCGAACGTCAACAGGCGATTTTAGCTGCCATCATTGAGCAGTATGCCGAAATTGCGGCGCCAGTTGGCAGCGTGACGCTAGCCAAGTTGTTTGGTGTGTCCAGCGCCACGATTCGCAGCGAAATGGCCAAACTCGAGGAGATGGGTTTTATTGAGGCGCCACACACCAGCGCCGGTCGAATTCCTACGGATAAGGGCTACCGGTTGTACGTCAATGGCATCACCGATGCTCAGATGACGGAGCTGCCGAGTGGCATCGATCGCAGTGCGAGAGCGATCGAAGCGCATGTTAACTCGCACGTTGATAAGTCTGACCGGGCGATTCGTAGTGCGGTTGATAGTTTAGTGGAGTTGACAGGCAATTTTGGCTTTGCCTCGTTTGGCGAACATCTATATATGAATGGCATGACGCAGTTGTTTAGCCAGCCGGAGTTTGTCGAGGGCGATCACGTGCAAGCGATTGCCAGACTGATTGATAATATTGAGCCGTGGCTACGTGAAGCAGCGCCGAACCAGCCGCTCAATGTGTTTATCGGCAGCGAAAATCCGATTGGTAAAAGTTCTGGAGCAACGTTGATTATTAGTAGGTTTTGTTCAAAGTTTAGTAATAATAGTTACATCGGCGTGATTGGTCCGACTCGGCAAAATTACCGCCGAACGATGGAGCTGGTTAGGCGAACCGGTGCGATGTTAGAGGAGGTATTGTAA
- a CDS encoding GTP-binding protein LepA, with translation MSHITVQPLPGYKEVKPFVYAGFFPVSNEDYNDLKEAIEKLSLSDSALQFEPENSPVLGYGVRIGFLGLLHMDIIRERLEREYNLDLIVTNPSTDYQVSLTNGEELDIKSASELPDPAQITEVREPWIDGEIVVPQDYIGAVIQLIVAKRGRQKNLSYIDERALISFTAPLANLLTDFYDQLKSVTSGYGSFNYELAGYQPEDLVRVDFYVAGEMVDALSVMCHRSEAPGLGREIVKKLKDVVPRQSFEVALQAAIGGKFIARENIGAYRKDVTAKLYGGDVSRRKKLLAKQAKGKKRMKKFGNVEIPSEAFTVMLRRD, from the coding sequence ATGTCTCATATTACCGTCCAGCCTCTCCCTGGCTACAAAGAAGTCAAACCCTTCGTCTACGCGGGGTTTTTCCCGGTGTCCAACGAAGATTACAATGATCTGAAAGAGGCTATCGAAAAGCTGAGCCTCAGCGATTCAGCGCTGCAGTTTGAGCCGGAAAATTCGCCAGTGCTGGGTTATGGTGTGCGAATTGGCTTTCTCGGCTTGCTACACATGGACATTATTCGTGAGCGGCTGGAGCGCGAGTATAATCTGGATCTCATTGTCACCAATCCGAGTACTGATTATCAAGTCAGCCTGACTAACGGCGAGGAGTTGGACATCAAGTCAGCCAGTGAACTGCCCGACCCAGCACAAATCACCGAGGTTCGCGAGCCGTGGATTGACGGTGAAATTGTGGTGCCGCAGGACTACATCGGTGCGGTGATTCAGCTGATTGTCGCCAAGCGCGGCCGGCAGAAAAACCTCAGCTACATCGACGAGCGGGCGCTGATTTCCTTTACGGCGCCGCTGGCAAATCTGCTGACGGATTTTTATGATCAATTGAAGTCGGTAACTAGCGGCTATGGCTCGTTTAATTATGAACTGGCGGGTTATCAGCCGGAGGATTTGGTACGGGTGGATTTTTATGTGGCGGGCGAGATGGTCGATGCGCTCAGCGTTATGTGTCATCGTTCGGAGGCGCCAGGCTTGGGCCGCGAGATCGTTAAGAAGCTGAAAGATGTCGTGCCGCGCCAGAGCTTTGAAGTGGCACTGCAGGCGGCGATTGGTGGCAAATTCATCGCTCGCGAAAACATCGGCGCTTACCGTAAAGATGTCACCGCCAAGCTCTATGGTGGTGACGTGTCGCGCCGTAAAAAACTCCTCGCTAAACAGGCCAAGGGTAAAAAGCGCATGAAGAAATTTGGTAATGTTGAAATTCCGTCAGAAGCATTTACCGTGATGTTAAGGAGGGATTGA
- a CDS encoding RS21-C6 protein: protein MNPQTISLTELQKHLDQTCKEKGWDKNSVTEVFLLFTEEVGELAKAIRKETGFKGEKKPDNHDNLREEFADVLNYLMELANRFDVNLAEVYFEKHKINQTRQWK, encoded by the coding sequence ATGAATCCACAAACAATAAGCTTAACTGAATTACAAAAACACCTCGATCAAACGTGTAAAGAAAAAGGATGGGATAAAAATTCTGTTACCGAAGTATTCTTATTGTTTACCGAGGAAGTTGGTGAGTTGGCGAAAGCAATTCGCAAAGAGACGGGATTTAAGGGCGAGAAAAAGCCTGACAATCACGACAATCTGCGCGAGGAGTTTGCGGACGTGTTGAATTATTTGATGGAATTGGCAAATCGGTTTGACGTCAATTTGGCGGAAGTGTATTTTGAGAAGCACAAGATCAACCAGACGCGGCAGTGGAAATAA